The following proteins are encoded in a genomic region of Pyrus communis chromosome 11, drPyrComm1.1, whole genome shotgun sequence:
- the LOC137707999 gene encoding uncharacterized protein gives MAEPYGTNGGVHVAVIDNDGEVHTKREETLYSVFHRLIIEILFPGSTSAGAAAPLFHRIKTSLAKNVPLLREASRNSGRNVLLWTRRGSPLRALLVISVGTITAVALTGLLVFMLFFVAATFNAVVISLLLSLAAAGGFLAIFFACVTAIYIGALSVAVFVISATTITAMGAVLLTTGWIGFFWIVLLATKKSLGLAKKSFDATGSALAAYSYTRRARHHSAIDKVD, from the exons ATGGCGGAGCCGTACGGAACCAACGGCGGAGTCCACGTGGCCGTCATCGACAACGACGGCGAGGTCCACACCAAACGGGAGGAGACTCTCTACAGCGTTTTCCACCGTCTGATCATTGAGATCCTCTTCCCCGGCTCCACCAGTGCCGGCGCTGCTGCTCCGCTGTTTCACCGGATCAAAACCTCCCTAGCCAAGAACGTTCCGCTGCTTCGCGAAGCTTCTAGAAACAGTGGGCGGAACGTTCTTTTGTGGACTCGGAGGGGGAGTCCTCTCCGTGCACTTCTGGTCATCTCT GTTGGCACAATTACTGCTGTTGCCTTGACAGGATTGCTTGTCTTCATGCTTTTCTTCGTGGCAGCAACTTTCAATGCCGTTGTTATTTCTCTCCTACTGTCTTTGGCAGCTGCCGGAGGATTCTTGGCCATTTTCTTTGCCTGTGTAACAGCTATATACATTGGAGCATTATCAGTGgctgtttttgttatttctgcCACAACAATAACTGCAATGGGAGCTGTTCTGTTAACTACAG GTTGGATTGGATTCTTTTGGATCGTGTTGCTGGCAACAAAGAAATCTCTGGGCCTTGCTAAGAAGTCATTCGATGCGACTGGTTCAGCGCTTGCAGCTTACTCTTATACTAGGCGTGCTCGCCATCATTCAGCAATCGATAAGGTAGATtga